One genomic segment of Rivularia sp. PCC 7116 includes these proteins:
- a CDS encoding filamentous hemagglutinin N-terminal domain-containing protein: MFNHQAIFLGLALAFAFTQVRQAKAQLIPDNTFGKENSLVNSINSLEDRIDGGAIRGSNLFHSFEEFNIGNNRSVYFNNPTAIQNILTRVTGNNASQILGKLGVLGNANLFLINPNGIIFGKDASLDINGSFVGSTASFINFTDGTEFSAVSPEKPLLTISTPIGLGMGNNPGEIRVQGDGHSIVGDGLEFPFVDSSTKGLEVAPGKTIALIGGNIVLEGGLLKTKFGRIELASVASGKVNFTPNLQLSYDNAQSFQDIKLSQEALLDATNSLQNPSDTGNSINQNFADAGSINIKAKKISLTGNSYILLQNQVNIENLPPGTINIDATESLEINDSVIRTQSFLTGKGGDIKVKTKLLMMKDSGIITVSNYGLNSGGDINIEASDSIEIIGSSILDRAPSSITTIAFNSGDGGNINTSTNKLKLIDGGIISSTTFNSGNTGNLTINAREFVKVIGLGSSFTGASFLSSLTLGSGDGGNLTLNTQRLTVKDGGRVDASTGNSGAAGSITINASDKVELAGSGTIREVVIPSLITSSADIADKSLQEILGIPVILNGDSGTVTINTNQLNIADGALLAVKNDGSGNAGKLQVKADSISIKNRGNINATTASGRGGDINLQTQNLLLRDNSNISATAGDGDGGNINIDTQVLAALQNSDISANSEGSFGGKVAINAKGIFGTQFREFLTPESDITATSGKGGEFNGVVDINTITINPNFRLAELPTGLTNSSQQIVAGCSASRASNFTIVGRGGLPESPNQLFTGNIPTVDLLDLIPTSKNMSNDIYYRSSSNSNNNFIHQNKKEIVEAKGWITDTQGNIEFVAKVPRVINNSRGIKAVDCQSLVS; this comes from the coding sequence ATGTTCAATCATCAAGCCATTTTTTTAGGTTTAGCATTGGCGTTTGCATTTACACAAGTTCGTCAAGCTAAAGCCCAATTAATACCAGATAACACTTTCGGAAAAGAAAATTCTCTAGTTAATTCTATTAACTCTCTTGAAGATAGAATTGATGGTGGTGCAATTCGCGGTTCTAATCTGTTTCATAGTTTTGAAGAATTTAATATTGGTAATAATAGAAGCGTTTATTTTAATAATCCAACTGCAATTCAAAATATTTTAACTAGGGTTACTGGTAATAATGCATCGCAAATTTTGGGTAAATTGGGAGTCTTAGGAAATGCTAATTTATTTTTAATTAATCCTAACGGAATTATTTTTGGTAAAGATGCGAGCTTGGATATTAACGGTTCGTTTGTTGGCAGCACGGCGAGTTTTATTAACTTTACGGATGGAACAGAATTTAGTGCAGTTTCACCAGAAAAGCCATTATTAACAATCAGTACACCTATCGGTTTGGGAATGGGGAATAATCCGGGTGAAATTCGCGTTCAAGGTGATGGACACTCTATAGTTGGTGATGGTTTAGAATTTCCTTTTGTAGATAGCAGCACAAAAGGTTTAGAAGTTGCACCAGGAAAGACAATCGCTTTAATTGGTGGAAATATTGTATTAGAAGGGGGTTTGCTAAAAACAAAATTTGGAAGAATTGAATTAGCTAGTGTTGCTTCCGGTAAGGTTAATTTTACCCCAAATTTACAACTTAGCTACGATAATGCTCAAAGTTTTCAAGATATTAAACTATCTCAAGAAGCATTGCTTGATGCAACAAATTCTTTACAGAATCCTTCAGATACAGGTAACAGCATAAATCAGAATTTTGCAGATGCCGGTTCAATAAATATCAAAGCAAAGAAAATTTCTTTAACAGGTAATTCATATATACTTCTGCAAAATCAAGTAAATATAGAAAATTTACCTCCTGGAACTATAAATATTGATGCTACAGAGTCTTTAGAAATTAACGATAGTGTTATCAGAACTCAATCATTTTTAACAGGAAAAGGCGGAGATATTAAAGTAAAAACAAAACTGTTAATGATGAAAGACAGCGGTATTATTACAGTGTCTAATTACGGTTTAAATTCTGGTGGAGATATCAATATCGAAGCATCAGATTCTATTGAAATAATTGGTTCTTCAATTCTAGACAGAGCACCTAGTAGCATTACTACTATCGCTTTTAATTCTGGCGATGGAGGAAATATAAATACATCAACTAACAAGTTGAAACTGATTGATGGAGGAATTATTAGTTCTACAACCTTTAATAGTGGTAATACAGGAAATTTAACTATAAATGCTCGCGAATTTGTCAAAGTAATTGGTCTTGGATCGAGTTTTACTGGTGCTAGTTTTTTATCTTCTTTAACTTTAGGTAGCGGTGATGGTGGAAATTTAACTTTGAATACCCAAAGATTAACTGTTAAAGATGGAGGAAGGGTAGATGCTTCAACTGGTAATAGTGGAGCAGCAGGAAGTATTACAATTAATGCTTCCGACAAAGTAGAGCTAGCTGGTTCTGGTACTATTCGAGAAGTTGTTATTCCCAGTTTGATTACATCTTCTGCTGATATTGCAGATAAATCACTACAAGAAATTTTAGGAATTCCAGTAATTCTTAACGGAGATTCGGGAACAGTTACTATTAATACGAATCAATTAAATATTGCTGACGGTGCTTTGTTGGCAGTTAAAAATGATGGTTCTGGTAATGCTGGAAAACTACAAGTAAAGGCTGATTCTATTAGTATCAAAAATCGAGGAAATATCAACGCTACTACCGCTTCAGGTAGAGGTGGAGATATAAATTTACAAACCCAAAATTTACTATTAAGAGATAACAGTAATATTTCTGCTACTGCTGGTGATGGTGATGGAGGAAATATAAATATTGATACTCAAGTTCTTGCTGCGCTACAAAATAGCGATATTTCTGCTAATTCCGAAGGAAGTTTTGGAGGTAAAGTAGCTATTAATGCAAAAGGAATTTTTGGTACCCAATTTAGAGAATTTCTAACCCCAGAAAGTGATATTACTGCGACATCTGGAAAGGGAGGAGAATTTAATGGTGTTGTTGATATCAACACTATTACAATTAATCCTAACTTTAGATTAGCTGAATTACCAACAGGACTAACCAATTCTAGTCAACAAATTGTTGCTGGATGTAGTGCTTCTAGAGCTAGTAACTTTACAATTGTTGGACGTGGTGGATTACCAGAAAGTCCCAATCAACTATTTACAGGAAATATTCCAACAGTCGATTTATTAGATTTAATACCTACATCGAAAAATATGTCAAATGATATTTATTATAGGTCTTCATCCAATTCAAATAATAATTTCATTCATCAAAACAAGAAAGAAATAGTTGAAGCCAAAGGTTGGATTACAGACACCCAAGGTAACATTGAATTCGTCGCAAAAGTACCGCGAGTTATCAACAATTCTAGAGGAATAAAAGCAGTTGATTGTCAATCGCTGGTTTCTTAA